One window of the Archangium primigenium genome contains the following:
- a CDS encoding DUF4202 family protein, giving the protein MIRQLLLSETGPEPTGVRPVMPAALSPLAQEFPSLTLLTRAPEEGTGVVRLDASEWRAPGFDPWDWDERVFGAAARAPGITLHLTGGSRQALTSTALEVLTRYQGLIDRRNTASQGPLFTTLLAHLRALHDLGEPLFREDFRHALDTWQWVLRLEPRADLALQVAALFHDVEHTRSELGARTAGPTRDYQCFKDAHAERSAALADGVLSRVGVAPDTREHVRWLIRHHERPEAEAALALLNEADALSFFSLEASGFARTFTRARTRREMIHTLERLRPPQRWRLARIRLAPQVRRLLEEVMGAAPLPAMRAEPGGLKRWA; this is encoded by the coding sequence ATGATCCGACAGCTCCTGCTGTCCGAAACCGGCCCGGAGCCCACGGGCGTACGGCCCGTGATGCCCGCGGCGCTGTCGCCGCTGGCCCAGGAGTTCCCCTCCCTCACCTTGCTCACCCGCGCGCCCGAGGAGGGCACGGGCGTGGTGCGGCTGGACGCGTCCGAGTGGCGCGCCCCGGGCTTCGACCCCTGGGACTGGGACGAGCGCGTCTTCGGCGCCGCCGCCCGGGCGCCGGGCATCACCCTGCACCTGACCGGCGGGTCGCGTCAGGCCCTCACCTCCACGGCGCTGGAGGTCCTCACGCGCTACCAGGGCCTCATCGACCGCCGCAACACCGCGTCCCAGGGCCCGCTCTTCACCACCCTGCTCGCGCACCTGCGGGCGCTGCATGACCTGGGCGAGCCGCTCTTCCGCGAGGACTTCCGCCACGCGCTGGACACCTGGCAGTGGGTGCTGCGGCTGGAGCCGCGCGCGGACCTGGCGCTGCAAGTGGCCGCGCTCTTCCACGACGTGGAGCACACGCGCTCGGAGTTGGGCGCGCGCACGGCGGGTCCGACGCGCGACTACCAGTGCTTCAAGGACGCGCACGCCGAGCGCAGCGCGGCCCTGGCCGACGGGGTGCTGAGCCGGGTGGGCGTGGCGCCCGACACGCGCGAGCACGTGCGCTGGCTCATCCGCCACCACGAGCGGCCGGAAGCCGAGGCGGCGCTCGCGCTGCTCAACGAGGCGGATGCCCTGTCCTTCTTCTCGCTCGAGGCCTCCGGCTTCGCGCGCACCTTCACCCGCGCGCGCACGCGCCGCGAGATGATCCACACCCTGGAGCGGCTGCGGCCCCCCCAGCGCTGGCGGCTCGCGCGCATCCGGCTGGCGCCTCAAGTGCGCCGGCTGTTGGAGGAGGTCATGGGCGCGGCGCCCCTGCCCGCGATGCGCGCCGAGCCGGGAGGCCTCAAGCGCTGGGCGTGA
- a CDS encoding PilZ domain-containing protein encodes MREHQETATATALAAGTYSGYSLHAHRPDQGINLILSQPGISSSRVTRLSPTAVWALAEPGTELPPRERPLQVLLDDNGRTIGPLRGEIFWSDPRHQNAPFGIQFVDVTLEQGRQILSALDVASREGRALPAVSPRPIEEALVDPERIRSILKAVCVMKHQGLLRQLGRTMRVSLEYFDVEGSQLHWRLEEPGAQWGPAPHDIEVVGYNSAYRLRVPARAVRGERLVTPIPRQLWRVRHRSQRRVPAPPGLQAHFHHPLWRELGARACDVLDVSFTGLSLSGAPDELVFPGLILRPMEVRDARGESLWLRGEVRYVGETNADGRRMLGVQVTPLSAEDETRWVRLVSHCLCPNTRGGEAWLEPLWELLADSGYFQLTGLPAERVEAERALFLDTSRRAAQAPQLFCQTVWPSERGVEGTLSSVRAYRHGWLIHQLARRPGKPPGHVPSGQILRDLHVRTLEHAQSDADFRWLMAYAGEHHPLFERLHLTFARAHEASGDAAVMPVRMATLRSDTPSDVDAPGIECGPADAEERVDVALELARIRPAAYVDALDLTPERLELRGTAEAWRAAGLERERQVLVARHEGQVVAAALVELAQEGATLSGLLDTVRLFPLAPGGEDTFPTLLDEARAWYAARERATFTLVVEREEDEVLLEADSPRQCLWLLSARLLPEFLEYVSEATVGRLPPTPPDA; translated from the coding sequence ATGCGTGAACACCAGGAGACCGCGACGGCAACGGCGCTCGCGGCCGGGACGTACTCAGGCTATTCGTTGCACGCGCACCGGCCCGACCAGGGCATCAATCTCATCCTGTCCCAGCCGGGCATCAGCAGCAGCCGGGTGACGCGGCTGAGCCCCACGGCGGTGTGGGCCCTGGCCGAGCCGGGCACCGAGCTGCCCCCGCGCGAGCGCCCGCTGCAGGTGCTGCTCGACGACAACGGGCGCACCATCGGGCCCTTGCGCGGGGAGATCTTCTGGAGCGACCCCCGCCACCAGAACGCGCCCTTCGGCATCCAGTTCGTGGACGTGACGCTGGAGCAGGGTCGGCAGATCCTCTCCGCGCTGGACGTGGCCTCGCGCGAGGGACGCGCCCTGCCCGCCGTGTCGCCGCGCCCCATCGAGGAGGCGCTGGTGGACCCCGAGCGCATCCGCTCCATCCTCAAGGCCGTGTGCGTGATGAAGCACCAGGGCCTGTTGCGGCAGCTCGGCCGGACGATGCGCGTGTCCCTGGAGTACTTCGACGTGGAGGGCTCGCAGCTGCACTGGCGGCTGGAGGAGCCGGGCGCGCAGTGGGGGCCCGCGCCGCACGACATCGAGGTGGTGGGCTACAACTCCGCCTACCGGCTGCGCGTGCCGGCGCGGGCGGTGCGCGGCGAGCGGCTGGTGACGCCCATTCCGCGCCAGCTCTGGCGGGTGCGCCACCGCTCGCAGCGGCGGGTGCCGGCGCCCCCGGGGCTCCAGGCCCACTTCCACCACCCGCTGTGGCGGGAGCTGGGCGCGCGCGCGTGCGACGTGCTGGACGTGTCCTTCACCGGCCTGTCGTTGAGCGGCGCGCCGGACGAGCTCGTCTTCCCGGGCCTCATCCTGCGCCCCATGGAGGTGCGCGACGCGCGCGGCGAGTCCCTGTGGCTGCGCGGCGAGGTGCGCTACGTGGGCGAGACGAACGCGGACGGGCGGCGGATGCTCGGCGTGCAGGTGACGCCCCTGTCCGCCGAGGACGAGACGCGCTGGGTGCGGCTCGTGTCGCATTGCCTGTGCCCGAACACGCGCGGCGGCGAGGCGTGGCTGGAGCCGCTCTGGGAGCTGCTCGCCGACTCGGGCTACTTCCAGCTCACGGGCCTGCCCGCCGAGCGCGTGGAGGCCGAGCGCGCCCTCTTCCTGGACACGAGCCGCCGCGCCGCCCAGGCCCCCCAGCTCTTCTGCCAGACGGTGTGGCCGTCCGAGCGGGGCGTGGAGGGCACGCTGTCCTCCGTGCGCGCCTACCGCCATGGCTGGCTCATCCACCAGCTCGCCCGGCGCCCCGGCAAGCCCCCCGGCCACGTGCCCTCGGGTCAAATCCTGCGTGACCTGCACGTGCGCACGCTGGAGCACGCCCAGAGCGACGCGGACTTCCGCTGGCTCATGGCCTACGCCGGGGAGCACCACCCGCTCTTCGAGCGGCTGCACCTGACGTTCGCCCGCGCGCACGAGGCCAGCGGCGACGCGGCGGTGATGCCCGTGCGCATGGCCACGCTGCGCAGCGACACGCCGAGCGACGTGGACGCCCCGGGCATCGAGTGCGGCCCGGCCGATGCCGAGGAGCGCGTGGACGTGGCGCTGGAGCTCGCCCGCATCCGGCCCGCGGCCTACGTGGACGCGCTGGACCTCACGCCCGAGCGGCTGGAGCTCCGGGGCACCGCCGAGGCCTGGCGCGCCGCGGGCCTGGAGCGCGAGCGGCAGGTGCTGGTGGCGCGCCACGAGGGCCAGGTGGTGGCCGCGGCCCTGGTGGAGCTCGCGCAGGAGGGCGCCACGCTCTCCGGCCTGCTGGACACCGTGCGCCTCTTCCCGCTCGCGCCGGGGGGCGAGGACACCTTCCCCACCCTGCTCGACGAGGCGCGCGCCTGGTACGCCGCGCGCGAGCGCGCCACCTTCACCCTGGTGGTGGAGCGCGAGGAGGACGAGGTCCTCCTGGAGGCCGACAGCCCCCGGCAGTGCCTGTGGCTCCTGTCCGCGCGCCTGCTGCCCGAGTTCCTGGAGTACGTGAGCGAGGCGACCGTGGGTCGTCTGCCGCCCACGCCCCCCGACGCCTGA
- a CDS encoding DUF6929 family protein, giving the protein MALTPLRVLLPPLLLLSCLLPACARRAPIGKGPRVDKTAAVLHLTSVRPLDLAAPERPGGPRYISAASGLVRVGDWLHVVADDSLSLSSFPVAGAGPGHLTRLLPGELPREPEALKARKPDLEALCRVDGLPGAPHGALLALPSGSTPERLRGAWVPLAEDGTIGGAPHLVDLAPLYARLTREAGPLNVEGAAWVAGHLRLLNRGNRVGGADAVMDVDGARVLQALAADTPPEPESVRSVRRWKLGRLHGVPLTFSDAAPLPDGRLVFTASAEDTRSAYTDGAVVGSAVGLLSEDGTPLWLRAVDTRVKLEGVEVRETAGRLSLWLVSDADDPAVIATLFELVLDAPADAL; this is encoded by the coding sequence ATGGCCCTGACTCCCCTCCGCGTCCTGCTCCCGCCCCTGCTGCTCCTGTCGTGCCTGCTGCCCGCCTGCGCCCGGCGGGCCCCCATCGGGAAGGGGCCCCGCGTCGACAAGACGGCCGCCGTGCTCCACCTCACCTCCGTGCGGCCCCTGGACCTCGCCGCGCCCGAGCGGCCCGGCGGCCCCCGGTACATCTCCGCCGCGAGTGGCCTCGTGCGCGTGGGGGACTGGTTGCATGTCGTCGCGGACGACTCCCTGTCGCTCTCCTCCTTTCCGGTGGCGGGGGCGGGCCCCGGACACCTCACGCGCCTGCTGCCGGGCGAGCTGCCCCGGGAACCCGAGGCCCTCAAGGCGCGCAAGCCGGACCTGGAGGCGCTCTGCCGTGTGGACGGGCTGCCCGGCGCGCCCCATGGCGCCCTGCTCGCGCTGCCCTCGGGGAGCACGCCGGAGCGGCTGCGCGGGGCGTGGGTGCCCCTGGCGGAGGATGGGACGATCGGCGGCGCGCCGCACCTGGTGGACCTCGCGCCGTTGTACGCGCGGCTGACGCGGGAGGCGGGACCGCTCAACGTGGAGGGCGCGGCGTGGGTGGCGGGCCACCTGCGGCTGCTCAACCGGGGCAACCGGGTGGGGGGCGCGGACGCGGTGATGGACGTGGACGGCGCGCGGGTGCTCCAGGCCCTGGCGGCGGACACGCCCCCGGAGCCCGAGTCGGTGCGGAGCGTGCGCCGCTGGAAGCTGGGTCGGCTGCACGGCGTGCCCCTGACGTTCTCGGACGCGGCGCCGCTGCCCGACGGGCGCCTCGTCTTCACCGCCTCGGCGGAGGACACCCGGAGCGCGTATACGGATGGGGCCGTGGTGGGCTCGGCCGTGGGCCTGCTCTCGGAGGACGGGACACCCCTGTGGCTGCGGGCCGTGGACACGCGCGTGAAGCTGGAGGGCGTGGAGGTGCGCGAGACGGCGGGCCGGCTGTCCTTGTGGCTCGTGTCGGACGCGGACGACCCCGCCGTCATCGCCACCCTGTTCGAGCTCGTCCTGGACGCGCCGGCCGACGCCCTATAG
- the traC gene encoding outer membrane exchange accessory lipoprotein TraC, producing MRSLSSDAPSAPARRGALLALSLCALLAAVGCTTFARALKEGDTLTSQRQWAQAEAAYQRALAAEPGDSEAKLKLRDMRRAWSAEVLAAAEARRAEGDLAGATPLLVRARELDEDSAAAAEALQHNLEARVAVAQKALKEDKLPEARAEFDAVLAVDPQNAAALKGVTGVRTASARRWFHIASRLEEEGKLGNALMSYVRADQELVGVTPARERAELVRRKLQDEVAFMVVTAPAEDKASAPDVLQRLSPGRLAALLPHEVPIRVVTTEASKDHEGVRVGLALERVLPVKSVEQAQKSTRYVVTNKAVPNPRRTELETALLAEERKLEEVERRLGMALREYLRRQDELVQAREVAGACRDRERKTCLTALSECTNAIGRSERGSIPKECDPSRCNPQCRQEEESYERRASGAVELERKLENVQEAAEAQRREVQRGRDGWYREPLTVEEPVYADYPYDVELHRLSLTTTVTERLVDLSKDTAAASPHTGDYTAMHEDSSNKAYDKVGVLADPVQLRSEAELRVESGDKAMESVAARVMERFDAYRQRRVEDARRGMVRPSAEDVVETAVRALLLTADAPPEDILLPLTRARGLTNPQALFGGP from the coding sequence GTGCGATCGCTCTCTTCTGACGCCCCGTCCGCCCCCGCCCGCCGAGGGGCGCTGCTCGCCTTGTCGCTTTGCGCCCTGCTCGCCGCGGTGGGGTGCACGACCTTCGCCCGCGCCCTGAAGGAGGGCGACACGCTCACCAGCCAGCGGCAGTGGGCCCAGGCGGAGGCCGCCTACCAGCGCGCGCTCGCCGCGGAGCCCGGGGACTCGGAGGCCAAGCTGAAGCTGCGCGACATGCGCCGCGCGTGGAGCGCCGAGGTGCTCGCCGCCGCCGAGGCCCGGCGCGCCGAGGGGGACCTGGCCGGCGCCACGCCCCTGCTCGTGCGCGCGCGGGAGCTCGACGAGGACAGCGCCGCGGCGGCCGAGGCGCTCCAGCACAACCTGGAGGCGCGCGTGGCGGTGGCCCAGAAGGCGCTCAAGGAGGACAAGCTGCCGGAGGCCCGCGCCGAGTTCGACGCGGTGCTGGCGGTGGACCCGCAGAACGCCGCGGCGCTCAAGGGCGTGACGGGCGTGCGCACCGCGTCCGCGCGCCGCTGGTTCCACATCGCCAGCCGCCTGGAGGAAGAGGGCAAGCTGGGCAACGCGCTCATGTCCTACGTGCGCGCGGACCAGGAGCTGGTGGGCGTCACCCCCGCGCGCGAGCGCGCCGAGCTCGTGCGGCGCAAGCTCCAGGACGAGGTGGCCTTCATGGTGGTGACGGCGCCGGCCGAGGACAAGGCGAGCGCGCCGGACGTGCTGCAGCGCCTGTCGCCGGGCCGGCTCGCCGCCCTGCTGCCCCACGAGGTGCCCATCCGCGTCGTCACCACCGAGGCCTCCAAGGACCACGAGGGCGTGCGCGTGGGCCTGGCGCTCGAGCGCGTGCTGCCGGTCAAGTCGGTGGAGCAGGCGCAGAAGTCCACGCGCTACGTGGTGACGAACAAGGCGGTGCCCAACCCGCGCCGCACCGAGCTGGAGACGGCGCTGCTCGCCGAGGAGCGCAAGCTGGAGGAGGTGGAGCGCCGGCTGGGGATGGCGCTGCGCGAGTACCTGCGGCGCCAGGACGAGCTGGTGCAGGCGCGCGAGGTGGCCGGGGCGTGCCGCGACCGCGAGCGCAAGACGTGCCTCACCGCGCTGTCCGAGTGCACCAACGCCATCGGCCGCTCCGAGCGCGGCTCCATTCCCAAGGAGTGCGACCCCTCGCGCTGCAACCCTCAGTGCCGCCAGGAGGAGGAGTCCTACGAGCGCCGGGCCTCGGGCGCGGTGGAGCTGGAGCGCAAGCTGGAGAACGTCCAGGAGGCGGCCGAGGCCCAGCGCCGCGAGGTGCAGCGCGGCCGGGACGGCTGGTACCGCGAGCCCCTCACGGTGGAGGAGCCCGTCTACGCCGACTACCCCTATGACGTGGAGCTGCACCGGCTGAGCCTCACGACCACCGTCACCGAGCGCCTGGTGGACCTGAGCAAGGACACCGCGGCGGCCTCGCCCCACACCGGCGACTACACGGCCATGCACGAGGACTCGTCCAACAAGGCCTACGACAAGGTGGGCGTGCTGGCGGACCCCGTGCAGCTGCGCAGCGAGGCGGAGCTGCGCGTGGAGTCGGGTGACAAGGCCATGGAGTCCGTCGCCGCGCGGGTGATGGAGCGCTTCGACGCCTACCGCCAGCGCCGGGTGGAGGACGCGCGCCGCGGCATGGTGCGCCCGAGCGCCGAGGACGTGGTGGAGACGGCCGTGCGCGCCCTGCTGCTCACCGCGGACGCGCCGCCCGAGGACATCCTCCTGCCGCTCACGCGCGCGCGCGGCCTCACCAACCCCCAGGCCCTCTTCGGCGGCCCGTAG
- a CDS encoding VIT domain-containing protein, with product MSPTRVSLSGVLLAVLLLAGCQRDPAPQPPPPEKIQGPPPEASPVPSPVATPEPLPARQAPRVTPPPAFAQAGLTMPTTLAGTPDPGSVDVPALQDAVADPVRMTEQDIEKLRADARQRAWERGVTFPSSSSPGAPAGEPARSGSLSNFGSAQAEALGGPEDMAMPAEEAERDAPRQAPPPPPPPAPAAAPRPSAPAAAAPQEDFASAAEAPARAERPVMRQQRREIIQIIKGSAGGSLGGLAGGPGGGGEPAKKRASKNEAARNEAPEKGGRTVLPRVESAPRMAKVLVQDTQGRYQPLQAREVRVVTYVQGPRARTVVDYLFENDSDRALEGTFYSPLPGGATVAGFALYSGAQVVTSPSLFQSSRLLPPLGDTRDMTRLAAAAPPGDGKQPWGEPQEARVVEQKRARQVYEDVVRQNVDPALVEWAGGSTFSARVFPLPPRSLKRVVIAYEQTLVFDGERLRYTWTLPPGAGKALKVSARVHVDPQHTDTVTVAPQTRESARRGPWREWDWASLQGDGALDVAITPKSPEADTLVGVDAAGLPGPAFFSRVRLPERLTAAAPAAPTGRAVLVVDTSLSAEEGNAWTLQGALLRALLEKDESLSEYAVLLFDVRPRWLHGTGFRRNTPEARQETFAELERVFLEGASHVDGMLTELDTASRGWLKPAAANERVTAFLLSDGNVTWGQSHVDALVSRHPVAETLRWVSYRFGESAVNQDLFDALARSGRGRVVNVLSGAEVDAAARAHRLGAVALARVAVKGPGSGAGAKDLVVSGRPHLVFPGQELRVAGRLPRYAPVSLEVVTRVGDEERVLEVPLRVPEGPGGDTFAPRAWAELFVSRLIALEDPKLDSMIVALSQHYRLTNARASMLVLESEADYKRYAIANEQQDLGDLDALQAKLQDQRRDELLGLSLTGVPESGLALLKTLGERQAELGTRIQAQPLRDEPYAGGDKRLAAELAYRKARRANKDDVLVYEAVARQRAFAGDTWGAVRALSSPVELRPRDAEALRLVGYGLLALGQYAAATELFEHVRLTRPFEPQAYLEEALALDAAGRPAEAARDWEIVLARDWPRHSREVKTVAAWHYARLLAALAKHPRLQKQSEALQARLLQVSEGLGKGAAGLLDYQLTTHWNVDSTDIDLWVVEPSGEKCAYDNKRTRLGGELYWDITDGLGPELYHARKAWPGPYHVLVHYYGSRSQRGVVPTALLLVTDRHVFGQEDTYDRRFQLRILPNEKAYLLLRREELVAGKGEVTPASHPQKPR from the coding sequence ATGTCCCCGACGCGTGTGTCCCTCTCCGGAGTCCTCCTCGCCGTCCTGCTGCTGGCGGGCTGCCAGCGCGACCCCGCGCCCCAGCCGCCGCCCCCCGAGAAGATCCAGGGCCCGCCGCCCGAGGCGTCCCCGGTCCCCTCCCCGGTCGCGACGCCCGAGCCGCTCCCGGCGCGCCAGGCGCCCCGGGTGACGCCGCCGCCCGCCTTCGCCCAGGCGGGCCTCACCATGCCCACCACCCTCGCGGGCACGCCGGACCCGGGCAGCGTGGACGTGCCCGCCCTGCAGGACGCCGTGGCCGACCCCGTGCGGATGACGGAGCAGGACATCGAGAAGCTGCGCGCCGACGCCCGGCAGCGCGCCTGGGAGCGGGGTGTCACCTTCCCGTCCTCCTCCAGCCCCGGCGCCCCGGCGGGTGAGCCCGCCCGGAGCGGCTCCCTGAGCAACTTCGGCTCCGCCCAGGCGGAGGCGCTGGGCGGACCGGAGGACATGGCGATGCCCGCGGAGGAGGCCGAGCGAGACGCCCCCCGCCAGGCGCCGCCTCCACCGCCGCCGCCCGCCCCGGCCGCCGCGCCCCGGCCGAGCGCCCCGGCCGCCGCCGCCCCCCAGGAGGACTTCGCGAGCGCGGCCGAGGCCCCGGCGCGCGCGGAGCGCCCCGTCATGAGGCAGCAGCGGCGGGAGATCATCCAGATCATCAAGGGAAGCGCGGGGGGCTCGCTGGGGGGCCTGGCCGGAGGCCCGGGCGGCGGAGGCGAGCCCGCGAAGAAGCGGGCCTCGAAGAACGAGGCCGCGAGGAACGAGGCCCCGGAGAAGGGGGGCCGGACCGTGCTGCCCCGGGTGGAGTCGGCGCCCCGCATGGCCAAGGTGCTGGTGCAGGACACCCAGGGCCGCTACCAGCCGCTGCAGGCGCGCGAGGTGCGGGTGGTGACGTACGTGCAGGGCCCGCGCGCGCGCACCGTGGTGGACTACCTCTTCGAGAACGACAGCGACCGCGCGCTGGAGGGGACTTTCTACTCGCCCCTGCCCGGCGGCGCGACCGTGGCGGGCTTCGCGCTGTACTCGGGCGCCCAGGTGGTGACGTCGCCCTCGCTCTTCCAGTCCTCGCGGCTGTTGCCCCCGCTCGGGGACACGCGGGACATGACGCGGCTCGCGGCGGCGGCCCCGCCCGGTGACGGCAAGCAGCCCTGGGGCGAGCCGCAGGAGGCACGCGTCGTCGAGCAGAAGCGCGCGCGCCAGGTCTACGAGGACGTGGTGCGCCAGAACGTGGACCCGGCGCTGGTGGAGTGGGCGGGCGGCTCCACGTTCAGCGCGCGCGTCTTCCCGCTGCCGCCCCGCTCGCTCAAGCGCGTGGTCATCGCCTACGAGCAGACGCTCGTCTTCGACGGCGAGCGCCTGCGCTACACGTGGACCCTGCCGCCAGGCGCGGGCAAGGCGCTCAAGGTCTCCGCGCGCGTGCACGTGGACCCCCAGCACACGGACACGGTGACGGTGGCTCCCCAGACGCGTGAGTCCGCCCGGCGCGGCCCGTGGCGCGAGTGGGACTGGGCCTCGCTGCAGGGGGACGGCGCGCTGGACGTGGCGATCACGCCCAAGAGCCCCGAGGCGGACACCCTGGTGGGCGTGGATGCCGCGGGCCTGCCCGGGCCGGCCTTCTTCTCGCGCGTGCGGCTGCCCGAGCGGCTCACCGCCGCCGCCCCCGCCGCCCCCACGGGCCGCGCGGTGCTGGTGGTGGACACCTCGCTGTCGGCCGAGGAGGGCAATGCCTGGACGCTGCAGGGCGCGCTCCTGCGGGCGCTCTTGGAGAAGGACGAGAGCCTGAGCGAGTACGCGGTGCTGCTCTTCGACGTGCGGCCCCGCTGGCTGCACGGCACGGGCTTCCGGCGCAACACCCCCGAGGCCCGCCAGGAGACGTTCGCCGAGCTGGAGCGCGTCTTCCTGGAAGGCGCCTCGCACGTGGACGGCATGCTCACGGAGCTGGACACGGCGAGCCGGGGCTGGCTCAAGCCCGCGGCGGCCAACGAGCGGGTGACGGCCTTCCTGCTGTCCGACGGCAACGTCACCTGGGGCCAGAGCCACGTGGACGCGCTCGTCTCGCGCCACCCGGTGGCCGAGACGCTGCGCTGGGTGAGCTACCGCTTCGGCGAGTCGGCGGTGAACCAGGACCTGTTCGACGCCCTGGCGCGCTCGGGCCGGGGCCGGGTGGTCAACGTGCTGTCCGGCGCCGAGGTGGACGCGGCGGCGCGCGCGCACCGCCTGGGCGCGGTGGCGCTCGCGCGGGTGGCGGTGAAGGGGCCGGGCAGCGGCGCGGGGGCCAAGGATCTGGTGGTCTCGGGCCGGCCGCACCTGGTCTTCCCGGGCCAGGAGCTGCGCGTGGCCGGACGGCTGCCGCGCTACGCCCCGGTGTCCCTGGAGGTGGTGACGCGCGTGGGCGACGAGGAGCGCGTGCTGGAGGTGCCCCTGCGCGTGCCCGAGGGCCCCGGCGGAGACACGTTCGCGCCCCGCGCCTGGGCGGAGCTGTTCGTCTCCCGGCTCATCGCGCTGGAGGATCCGAAGCTCGATTCCATGATCGTCGCGCTCAGCCAGCACTACCGGCTGACCAACGCGCGCGCGTCCATGCTCGTGCTCGAGTCCGAGGCGGACTACAAGCGCTACGCCATCGCCAACGAGCAGCAGGACCTGGGGGACCTGGACGCCTTGCAGGCGAAGCTCCAGGACCAGCGGCGCGACGAGCTGTTGGGGCTCTCCCTCACGGGCGTGCCCGAGTCGGGGCTCGCGCTGCTCAAGACGCTGGGCGAGCGGCAGGCGGAGCTCGGCACGCGCATCCAGGCCCAGCCCCTGCGCGACGAGCCCTACGCGGGCGGAGACAAGCGCCTGGCGGCGGAGCTCGCGTACCGCAAGGCACGGCGGGCCAACAAGGACGACGTGCTGGTGTACGAGGCGGTGGCGCGCCAGCGGGCCTTCGCCGGGGACACCTGGGGCGCGGTGCGCGCGCTCTCCTCGCCCGTGGAGCTGCGGCCCCGGGACGCCGAGGCCCTGCGGCTGGTGGGCTATGGCCTGCTCGCGCTCGGCCAGTACGCGGCCGCCACGGAGCTCTTCGAGCACGTGCGGCTCACCCGCCCCTTCGAGCCCCAGGCCTACCTGGAGGAGGCGCTCGCGCTGGACGCGGCGGGCCGACCCGCGGAGGCCGCGCGCGACTGGGAGATCGTCCTCGCGCGCGACTGGCCCCGGCACTCCCGCGAGGTGAAGACGGTGGCCGCCTGGCACTACGCGCGGCTGCTCGCGGCGCTGGCCAAACACCCCCGGCTCCAGAAGCAGAGCGAGGCGCTCCAGGCCCGGCTGCTCCAGGTGAGCGAGGGGCTGGGCAAGGGCGCCGCGGGCCTCCTCGACTACCAGCTCACCACGCACTGGAACGTGGACTCGACGGACATCGACCTGTGGGTGGTGGAGCCCAGCGGGGAGAAGTGCGCCTATGACAACAAGCGCACGCGCCTGGGCGGCGAGCTGTACTGGGACATCACCGATGGCCTGGGCCCGGAGCTGTACCACGCGCGCAAGGCGTGGCCGGGCCCCTACCACGTGCTGGTGCACTACTACGGCAGCCGCTCCCAGCGGGGCGTGGTGCCCACGGCGCTCCTGCTGGTGACGGACCGCCACGTCTTCGGCCAGGAGGACACGTACGACCGGCGCTTCCAGCTGCGCATCCTCCCCAACGAGAAGGCCTACCTGCTCCTGCGGCGCGAGGAGCTGGTGGCGGGCAAGGGCGAGGTGACGCCCGCCAGCCACCCCCAGAAGCCGCGCTGA
- a CDS encoding PIG-L deacetylase family protein, with product MWPPDERMALDGTAPRERTVAEVLEPLVSAQALRGPVLFVAAHPEEAVQGASWLLRRSPGCHVVHVTDGVPRRTHPEGPPHGAQARLREAESFEALSLAGLTPDQLLSLGAVAEEAPWELVTLTECLLALVKALRPALLVVPPYTGGDPDQDATAFVAHAAVALLRRGGRSEPVLLEMLPPVGGALSAPAVARVHLTDEGRATKQRMLACARSRGAPWVAWEQENYRRAPRYDFTRPSRETFAAESPTRRLTAADWRRLTRHALEELKLVEAPWH from the coding sequence ATGTGGCCGCCCGATGAGCGCATGGCGTTGGACGGGACGGCACCGCGCGAGCGCACCGTGGCCGAGGTGCTCGAGCCGCTCGTGTCCGCCCAGGCCCTGAGGGGCCCGGTGCTGTTCGTGGCGGCGCACCCGGAGGAGGCCGTGCAGGGCGCCTCGTGGCTGCTGCGCCGCAGTCCGGGCTGCCACGTCGTGCATGTCACGGATGGCGTGCCCCGGAGGACCCACCCGGAGGGGCCGCCGCACGGGGCCCAGGCCCGTCTGCGCGAGGCGGAGTCCTTCGAGGCCCTGTCGCTCGCGGGGCTGACGCCGGACCAGTTGCTCTCCCTGGGCGCGGTGGCCGAGGAGGCCCCGTGGGAGCTCGTCACGCTCACCGAGTGCCTGCTGGCGCTCGTCAAGGCGCTGCGGCCCGCGCTGCTCGTCGTCCCGCCCTACACCGGGGGTGATCCGGACCAGGACGCCACCGCCTTCGTCGCCCACGCGGCCGTGGCGCTGCTGCGCCGGGGGGGCCGCAGCGAGCCCGTGCTGCTGGAAATGCTGCCGCCGGTGGGCGGGGCGCTGAGCGCGCCCGCGGTGGCGCGCGTGCACCTCACCGACGAGGGGCGCGCCACCAAGCAGCGCATGCTCGCGTGTGCCCGGTCGCGTGGCGCGCCGTGGGTGGCCTGGGAGCAGGAGAACTACCGCCGCGCGCCGCGCTACGACTTCACCCGCCCCTCGCGCGAGACGTTCGCGGCCGAGTCCCCGACGCGTCGGCTGACGGCGGCGGACTGGCGGCGGCTGACCCGACACGCCCTGGAGGAGCTGAAGCTCGTCGAAGCCCCCTGGCATTGA
- a CDS encoding TerB family tellurite resistance protein codes for MARLSADDLFNIEVLKVMLQLAQSDGRVDPREAGVILGSARSWGVPESELSALKKSLEQGTPPPAPDLALLQGRSDEVFEAIQALIASDGELQAEEKELLAELRLILGPA; via the coding sequence ATGGCCAGGCTCAGCGCGGACGATCTCTTCAACATCGAGGTGCTCAAGGTGATGCTGCAGCTCGCGCAGAGCGACGGGCGGGTGGACCCGCGCGAGGCGGGCGTCATCCTGGGCTCGGCCCGGAGCTGGGGGGTCCCGGAGTCGGAGCTGAGTGCCCTCAAGAAGTCATTGGAGCAGGGCACGCCGCCCCCCGCGCCGGACCTGGCGCTGCTCCAGGGCCGCTCGGACGAGGTCTTCGAGGCGATCCAGGCCCTCATCGCCAGTGACGGCGAGCTCCAGGCCGAGGAGAAGGAGCTGCTCGCGGAGCTGCGCCTCATCCTCGGCCCGGCGTGA